A region of Flavobacterium album DNA encodes the following proteins:
- a CDS encoding TraR/DksA family transcriptional regulator has translation MVDEQIRYSDADLAEFRELITKKIEKAKADLELIRSAYMNDLNNGTDDTSPTFKAFEEGSETMSKEANSQLAIRQEKFIRDLKNALIRIENKTYGICKVTGKLISKERLKLVPHATMSIEAKNMQR, from the coding sequence ATGGTAGATGAGCAAATAAGATACTCTGACGCAGACCTTGCAGAGTTTAGGGAATTAATTACAAAAAAAATAGAGAAAGCCAAAGCAGACCTGGAGCTGATACGAAGCGCTTATATGAACGACCTTAATAACGGCACCGACGATACTTCACCAACGTTCAAAGCATTTGAGGAAGGAAGCGAAACCATGTCGAAGGAAGCGAACTCACAGCTGGCTATCCGCCAGGAGAAGTTTATCCGCGACCTGAAGAATGCCCTTATCCGTATCGAGAACAAAACCTACGGCATCTGCAAAGTTACCGGCAAGCTTATAAGTAAAGAACGCCTTAAACTGGTTCCGCATGCTACCATGAGCATCGAAGCCAAGAATATGCAACGATAA
- a CDS encoding patatin-like phospholipase family protein, translated as MNKFFLLLLCTLVFGSVMGQEKKKDKPKIGVVLSGGGAKGLAHIGVLKVLEEAGVEVSYIGGTSMGAIVGGLYAAGYSANELDSIFRNLDPDALLRDYTPRGSKNFFEKRNDELYALSLPFQKFHIGFPTALSKGLYNYTTVNRLTDHVRHIRDFDSLPIPFVCIATDIETGEEVVLRHGVLPDAMLASGAFPSLYAPVEIKGRLLIDGGVSNNYPVEEVRRMGADIIIGVDVQDPLKTRDQIKGATGVLVQINNYQMIQKMEGKRKLTDIYIKPDISGFSVVSFEDGIDIIKKGEEAGEKILTTLQALGVGHHIEKPRVPIQDSLYVEQIRIAGLNNYTRSYVIGKLSFKPGNKITYDIFNNGISNLNATQNFTGISYCFDKGSKGEVLNLKLTENPVDRYLKFGLHYDGLYKSAILVNITQKNLIRRNDVASLDVILGDNFRYNLDYYIDNGFYISYGLHSHFYGFNRNITPDYAVGNLFDLLGAHSVNVDYSDWTNQVYLQTIFAQRFMLGGGAEYKHVKIKSETIQGIEPVFDNSDYLSLYGYLKFDSYDNRFFPNEGWFFSGEAKGFVYSSNYTGDFNRFTLIKGEIGTAKTLANKLTLELQSETGFQLGENHVPTFDFMLGGYGYYMTNSFRQFYGYDFLSISGNSYIKGCATLDYEFLKKNHLNISANYANVGEDLYEGGNLFSWPQYSGYAAGYGMETIIGPLEIKHSWSPDTHKHFTWVSVGFWF; from the coding sequence ATGAATAAATTTTTTCTCCTGCTGTTATGCACGCTTGTTTTCGGCTCCGTTATGGGGCAGGAGAAGAAGAAGGACAAACCCAAAATAGGCGTGGTGCTTAGCGGCGGCGGTGCGAAAGGGCTTGCCCACATTGGTGTGCTAAAGGTGCTCGAAGAAGCAGGCGTGGAGGTATCCTATATTGGCGGCACGAGCATGGGCGCTATAGTAGGCGGGCTGTATGCAGCAGGCTATTCGGCTAATGAGCTCGATTCAATCTTCAGGAACCTGGATCCCGATGCACTGTTGCGCGACTATACCCCCCGGGGATCCAAGAACTTTTTCGAAAAGCGCAACGACGAGCTTTATGCCCTGAGCTTACCTTTCCAGAAATTTCATATTGGTTTCCCCACAGCATTGTCCAAAGGGCTTTATAACTATACCACAGTCAACAGGCTCACGGACCATGTGCGCCACATCCGCGATTTCGACAGCCTCCCGATACCTTTCGTTTGCATAGCAACTGATATAGAAACGGGTGAAGAGGTCGTGCTGCGTCATGGCGTGCTGCCCGATGCCATGCTGGCCAGCGGTGCGTTCCCGTCCTTATATGCCCCGGTAGAGATAAAGGGAAGGCTGCTTATTGATGGCGGTGTTAGCAATAATTATCCTGTTGAAGAAGTCAGGCGGATGGGCGCCGATATTATTATTGGCGTCGATGTGCAGGACCCGCTGAAAACCCGCGACCAGATCAAGGGCGCGACGGGTGTGCTGGTACAGATAAACAACTACCAGATGATCCAGAAGATGGAGGGCAAGCGAAAGCTGACCGATATTTATATAAAACCGGACATTTCGGGTTTCTCAGTAGTATCGTTCGAAGATGGTATTGATATTATTAAAAAAGGGGAAGAAGCAGGCGAAAAAATACTCACCACACTACAGGCGCTGGGCGTGGGCCATCACATTGAAAAGCCCAGGGTACCGATACAGGATTCCTTATACGTAGAGCAGATACGGATAGCCGGGCTTAATAACTACACCCGTTCCTATGTGATAGGCAAGCTGAGCTTTAAGCCGGGGAACAAAATAACATACGACATTTTCAACAACGGCATCAGCAACCTTAACGCTACGCAGAACTTTACCGGGATATCCTATTGTTTTGACAAGGGCAGCAAAGGCGAAGTACTTAACCTGAAACTGACCGAAAACCCTGTTGACCGATACCTGAAGTTCGGGCTACATTATGACGGGCTGTACAAGAGCGCCATCCTCGTAAACATTACACAAAAGAACCTGATACGGCGCAACGATGTGGCTTCGCTCGATGTCATCCTGGGGGACAATTTCCGCTACAACCTCGACTACTATATCGACAACGGCTTTTATATAAGTTACGGCCTGCATTCGCATTTTTACGGTTTCAACCGCAATATAACGCCGGATTATGCTGTGGGTAACCTTTTTGACCTACTCGGGGCGCACTCGGTCAATGTGGATTATTCCGACTGGACCAACCAGGTGTACCTGCAAACAATATTCGCGCAGCGGTTCATGCTGGGCGGGGGCGCTGAATATAAGCATGTCAAGATAAAATCGGAGACGATACAGGGCATTGAGCCGGTTTTCGACAACAGCGACTATCTTTCGCTGTACGGCTACCTGAAGTTCGATTCTTATGATAACCGCTTTTTTCCCAACGAAGGATGGTTCTTTTCGGGAGAAGCCAAAGGTTTTGTATACTCATCCAACTACACTGGCGATTTTAACCGCTTTACCCTTATCAAGGGAGAAATTGGTACGGCTAAAACACTTGCCAACAAGCTGACACTGGAATTACAGTCTGAAACAGGTTTTCAGCTGGGCGAAAACCACGTGCCTACATTCGATTTCATGCTCGGGGGCTATGGGTATTATATGACCAACAGCTTCCGCCAGTTTTATGGCTATGACTTTCTCAGTATTTCCGGCAACAGCTACATAAAAGGCTGCGCAACGCTCGATTATGAGTTTTTAAAGAAAAACCACCTCAATATTTCTGCCAATTATGCCAATGTAGGCGAAGACCTTTATGAGGGCGGTAACCTGTTCTCCTGGCCGCAATATAGTGGTTATGCCGCTGGCTATGGCATGGAAACCATCATCGGCCCGCTCGAGATCAAGCACAGCTGGTCGCCTGATACCCACAAGCACTTTACGTGGGTAAGCGTTGGCTTTTGGTTTTAA
- a CDS encoding 5-formyltetrahydrofolate cyclo-ligase — protein MTKKDLRLKYKNLRQAMLSEEAEDKSLAIANQLLQLDIWDKTYFHLFLTMENQKEVHTDYILNILAGKDKEVIVSRSDFERYTMVHYLLTDNTKLVVNQYGIPEPLDGIEVPSNKMDVVFVPLLAFDNHGHRVGYGKGFYDRFLNECKPDVIKIGLSFFEAEEEAIEANDTDVRLDYCVTPSKIYRF, from the coding sequence ATGACAAAAAAAGACCTCCGCCTCAAATACAAAAACCTTCGCCAAGCGATGCTTTCGGAAGAAGCCGAGGACAAAAGCCTTGCTATTGCCAACCAGCTGCTGCAGCTTGACATTTGGGATAAAACTTATTTCCACCTCTTCCTTACCATGGAAAACCAAAAGGAGGTGCATACCGACTATATCCTGAATATTCTTGCCGGAAAAGATAAGGAAGTAATCGTGTCACGGTCGGATTTTGAACGTTATACGATGGTGCATTACCTGCTGACAGATAACACCAAACTTGTAGTAAACCAGTACGGCATCCCTGAACCCTTAGACGGTATCGAGGTGCCCTCCAATAAAATGGACGTGGTATTTGTGCCGCTATTGGCTTTTGATAACCACGGTCACCGTGTAGGCTATGGCAAAGGCTTTTACGACCGCTTCCTTAACGAATGCAAACCTGATGTTATAAAGATAGGATTGTCCTTTTTTGAAGCGGAAGAAGAAGCTATTGAAGCGAATGATACAGATGTGCGACTGGATTATTGTGTAACGCCCTCGAAAATCTATCGATTTTAG
- a CDS encoding lipoprotein signal peptidase, with translation MSLKKAYLIVILVLLIDQISKIYIKTHFMERESVDVFSWFRINFIENEGMAWGAKIPTWLGGKLTLTLFRILAVGGIGWWLWDSVRKHHSKYLIVSIALILAGAFGNIIDSVFYGVMFDHSQGQVATLFSDKPYGTLFHGKVVDMLYFPIITNAHWPSWFPVIGGQEFSFFNAIFNIADAAISVGVGILIVFNKKAFAKQ, from the coding sequence ATGTCCTTAAAGAAAGCTTACCTTATTGTTATTCTTGTATTGCTGATCGACCAAATATCGAAAATATACATCAAGACCCACTTTATGGAGCGGGAAAGTGTAGATGTTTTCAGCTGGTTCAGGATCAATTTCATAGAAAACGAAGGTATGGCATGGGGCGCAAAGATCCCAACCTGGCTGGGCGGCAAGCTTACGCTAACCCTTTTCAGGATACTTGCGGTAGGCGGTATAGGCTGGTGGCTTTGGGACTCGGTTAGAAAGCACCACTCAAAATACCTTATCGTATCCATCGCCCTGATACTGGCAGGCGCTTTTGGCAATATTATCGACTCGGTTTTTTACGGCGTTATGTTCGACCACAGCCAGGGGCAGGTAGCCACTCTTTTTTCAGATAAGCCGTATGGCACGCTTTTCCACGGAAAGGTAGTAGATATGCTTTACTTCCCAATAATAACAAATGCGCACTGGCCGTCGTGGTTTCCTGTTATAGGGGGTCAGGAGTTTTCTTTCTTCAACGCTATTTTTAATATTGCCGATGCGGCTATATCCGTAGGTGTGGGCATACTTATTGTGTTTAATAAAAAGGCATTCGCGAAACAGTAG
- the uvrC gene encoding excinuclease ABC subunit UvrC — MHTPLELQIQTLPDSPGVYQYFDKDDKLLYVGKAKNLKKRVMSYFNKTHDTGRINVMVRKIVNIKHIVVLTESEALLLENNFIKKLQPRYNVLLKDDKTYPWICIKKEPFPRIFSTRKIIKDGSEYFGPYTTFKVVHTLLDLIKELYPLRTCNYDLSEHNIKSGKYKVCLEYHLGNCKGPCEGHEPFNVYQHHVDAIREILKGNFKESLKDFKKRMQEFAIEMRFEEAQRIKDKMDILENYQARSTVFNPKISNLDVFSIISDESMAYVNFIQVSHGAIIRSHTMEIKKKLDEPDEELLELAVVELRERFHLRSKEILAPFPLELGEGVNVTVPKLGDKKMILDMSERNARYFRLDQLKQIKIVDPDRHTTRIMAQMKKDLRLPEEPRHIECFDNSNIQGTNPVAACVVFKDGKPSKKDYRHFNIKTVEGPNDFASMEEVVFRRYRRLLDENEPLPQLIIIDGGKGQLSSALKSLDELGLRGKITILGIAKRLEEIFYPGDSVPLYLDKKSETLKIIQHLRNEAHRFGITFHRDKRSKGALKTSMETIPGIGEKTMVTLIQHFKSVKRLTAAPEEEIAKVVGPSKAKKITEFYKANTK, encoded by the coding sequence ATGCATACCCCTTTAGAATTACAAATACAAACGTTACCCGACAGCCCCGGGGTGTACCAGTATTTTGATAAAGACGATAAGCTGCTGTATGTGGGCAAGGCAAAGAACCTGAAAAAAAGGGTGATGTCCTACTTCAATAAGACCCACGACACCGGCAGGATCAATGTGATGGTGCGCAAGATCGTCAACATTAAGCACATTGTGGTCCTTACCGAGAGCGAGGCCCTGCTGCTGGAAAATAACTTTATAAAAAAACTGCAGCCACGCTATAATGTATTGCTGAAGGACGACAAGACCTACCCATGGATCTGTATCAAAAAAGAGCCGTTCCCAAGGATATTCTCAACACGTAAGATAATCAAGGACGGTTCGGAATATTTTGGGCCCTACACTACGTTTAAGGTGGTACATACATTGCTCGATCTTATCAAGGAGCTATATCCACTTCGCACCTGCAACTACGACCTTAGCGAACACAACATAAAATCAGGCAAATATAAAGTCTGCCTTGAATACCATTTGGGCAACTGCAAAGGCCCGTGCGAAGGGCATGAGCCGTTTAATGTATACCAGCACCACGTAGATGCCATCCGCGAAATATTGAAAGGAAACTTCAAGGAAAGCCTGAAGGACTTCAAAAAGCGGATGCAGGAATTTGCAATTGAAATGCGTTTTGAAGAGGCACAGCGCATAAAGGACAAAATGGATATTCTGGAAAATTACCAGGCACGGAGTACGGTTTTCAACCCGAAAATATCGAACCTCGATGTGTTTTCCATTATTTCCGATGAAAGCATGGCCTATGTGAACTTTATACAGGTATCACATGGCGCGATCATTCGTTCGCATACCATGGAAATAAAGAAAAAGCTGGACGAGCCGGATGAAGAGCTGCTCGAACTGGCCGTTGTGGAACTCCGCGAGCGTTTCCACCTTCGCTCGAAAGAAATACTGGCGCCGTTCCCGCTTGAACTGGGCGAAGGTGTAAATGTAACAGTTCCAAAATTGGGCGACAAAAAAATGATACTCGACATGAGCGAGCGTAATGCACGCTATTTCCGCCTTGACCAGCTGAAGCAGATAAAGATAGTCGACCCTGACAGGCATACCACCCGCATCATGGCCCAGATGAAGAAAGACCTGCGCCTGCCCGAAGAGCCGCGCCATATCGAGTGTTTCGATAACTCCAACATACAGGGCACTAATCCGGTTGCGGCATGCGTTGTTTTTAAAGACGGCAAGCCAAGCAAAAAAGACTATCGCCATTTCAATATAAAAACGGTGGAGGGGCCTAACGACTTTGCCTCGATGGAAGAGGTGGTATTCCGTCGTTACAGGAGGCTTTTAGACGAGAATGAGCCGTTGCCGCAGCTCATCATCATTGATGGAGGCAAAGGGCAGCTGTCATCCGCGTTAAAAAGCCTGGATGAGTTGGGGCTGCGTGGGAAAATTACTATATTAGGCATTGCAAAAAGGCTGGAAGAGATTTTCTATCCCGGCGACTCGGTACCGCTCTATCTGGACAAAAAAAGCGAGACGCTCAAGATCATACAGCACCTGCGCAACGAGGCGCACCGTTTCGGGATCACCTTCCACCGCGATAAGCGCAGCAAAGGCGCGCTGAAAACCTCAATGGAAACTATTCCCGGGATAGGCGAGAAGACCATGGTAACGCTGATACAGCATTTCAAGTCGGTAAAGCGGCTTACGGCAGCACCCGAAGAAGAGATCGCCAAAGTGGTAGGCCCGAGTAAGGCCAAAAAGATTACGGAGTTTTATAAGGCAAATACAAAATAA
- a CDS encoding succinylglutamate desuccinylase/aspartoacylase family protein: protein MPQHRTITILDEEIKPGESKTINMEIARLYTMTKLKIPIIVERSKIDGPVVLFSAGMHGDEINGMEIVRQLIVRHINKPKIGTIICIPVINVFGFVNKSREFPDGRDLNRVFPGSRNGSLASRFAYYILKEVIPNVDYCIDFHAGGASRFNAPQIRIVPGNEELKKLSDVFNAPFTLYSKNINGSFRNSCDRLGVKMLLFEGGKSLDINDDITQHGVRGAKRFLAHFGMLDDSKKVPVAERPSIYINDSTWIRARHSGLFQNKTMAGEFVKKGEVIACITDPFGKFEKKVKAPNTGYIINSNDSPIVYQGDAIFHISQRMV, encoded by the coding sequence ATGCCACAACATCGTACTATCACCATACTGGACGAAGAGATAAAGCCGGGCGAAAGCAAGACCATCAATATGGAAATTGCCCGCCTCTATACCATGACCAAGCTAAAGATTCCCATAATTGTGGAACGCTCTAAAATTGACGGCCCGGTAGTGCTTTTTTCGGCGGGGATGCATGGCGATGAGATCAATGGGATGGAGATCGTGCGGCAGCTTATCGTGCGGCACATCAACAAACCAAAGATCGGCACCATCATCTGTATACCGGTCATCAATGTGTTCGGGTTCGTGAACAAAAGCCGCGAATTTCCCGATGGGCGCGACCTCAACCGCGTATTCCCCGGAAGCAGGAACGGGTCGCTGGCCAGCCGCTTTGCCTACTACATTTTAAAAGAAGTTATACCCAATGTAGATTACTGCATCGATTTCCACGCCGGGGGAGCAAGCCGCTTCAATGCCCCGCAGATACGCATTGTACCAGGCAATGAGGAACTTAAAAAATTATCAGATGTGTTCAATGCGCCATTTACACTGTATTCCAAAAACATAAATGGCTCCTTCCGGAATTCCTGCGACAGGCTTGGCGTAAAAATGCTACTGTTCGAAGGCGGGAAATCGCTGGATATTAATGACGATATTACCCAGCATGGCGTGCGTGGCGCCAAGCGTTTCCTGGCCCACTTCGGGATGCTTGATGATTCTAAGAAAGTACCTGTGGCAGAGAGGCCTTCCATCTATATTAACGATTCAACATGGATACGCGCGCGGCATTCCGGCCTGTTCCAAAATAAGACCATGGCTGGGGAATTTGTAAAAAAAGGTGAAGTCATTGCCTGTATTACCGATCCCTTCGGGAAATTCGAAAAGAAAGTAAAAGCACCCAATACGGGATACATTATCAATTCCAATGACTCTCCGATAGTGTACCAGGGCGATGCAATATTTCATATCTCGCAGCGGATGGTTTAA
- a CDS encoding APC family permease, translating into MSKWRVKPVSAFEADMKKSELKRVLGKWSLTAIGIGAIIGGGIFVLTGTGAFNHAGPALALSFVIAGIACIFAALCYSEFSSILPVEGSAYAYAYGTIGEVFAWIIGWGLILEYAMGSMTVAVSWSGYFNKMLHMFGITLPDYLTTDPSSYTGEGFSMNLPAFLIVLFVIGILTRGTSGAAKANNFIVILKVSAVIFVIVAGLFFINAENWTPFIPDAKTIMVDNKPHEAYGIGGVISGAAAIFFAYVGFDAVSTQAGEAINPKKDIPFAIIVSLLACTALYIMVSLVLTGMMNYQDFDPKGAYPEAIKAPVAYAFDIAGQAWAGYIITIAATVGLISVLMVMIMGQSRIFLGMSKDGLIPPVFSKIHPISGTPKRNLIILGTFISIVAAFTPISKLADMTSFGTLFAFTMVCIAVWILRVKQPQLERTFKVPALPVIAICGIAINTYLMINLSIDAQLLSLSWLVVGILVYFSYGKRNSKLGKTPFNPNE; encoded by the coding sequence ATGTCTAAGTGGAGAGTTAAACCCGTTTCTGCCTTTGAGGCAGATATGAAAAAGAGTGAGTTAAAACGAGTTCTTGGTAAATGGAGCTTAACCGCTATAGGTATTGGGGCGATCATCGGGGGCGGTATTTTCGTGCTCACCGGTACCGGGGCCTTTAATCATGCAGGCCCGGCATTAGCATTGTCATTCGTAATTGCGGGTATTGCCTGTATATTTGCGGCGCTTTGCTATTCCGAATTTTCCTCAATACTACCGGTTGAAGGGTCAGCGTATGCGTATGCCTACGGAACCATCGGCGAAGTATTTGCCTGGATCATAGGCTGGGGGCTTATCCTGGAATACGCCATGGGTTCTATGACCGTTGCCGTTTCCTGGTCCGGTTATTTCAATAAGATGCTCCACATGTTTGGCATAACGCTTCCCGATTACCTCACCACCGACCCATCAAGCTATACAGGCGAAGGTTTTTCGATGAATCTACCTGCATTCCTTATAGTATTGTTTGTAATAGGTATCCTAACAAGAGGTACATCAGGCGCTGCAAAAGCCAATAACTTTATAGTAATACTTAAAGTTTCGGCGGTAATATTTGTAATTGTAGCCGGTCTTTTCTTTATCAATGCCGAAAACTGGACTCCGTTTATTCCTGATGCTAAAACGATTATGGTGGATAATAAACCGCATGAAGCTTACGGTATAGGCGGTGTGATTTCAGGGGCGGCGGCAATATTTTTTGCATACGTAGGCTTTGATGCAGTTTCTACCCAGGCAGGTGAAGCGATCAACCCTAAGAAAGATATCCCTTTTGCCATCATTGTATCACTCCTTGCTTGTACAGCATTGTACATCATGGTTTCGCTGGTGCTTACCGGTATGATGAATTACCAGGACTTCGATCCTAAAGGCGCTTATCCTGAAGCTATCAAAGCTCCTGTAGCTTACGCATTCGATATCGCAGGGCAGGCCTGGGCAGGTTATATTATCACTATCGCTGCAACTGTCGGCCTTATATCCGTACTGATGGTAATGATTATGGGCCAGTCGAGGATTTTCCTCGGGATGTCTAAAGACGGGCTGATCCCGCCGGTGTTCTCTAAGATCCACCCTATTTCGGGTACACCTAAGAGGAACCTTATCATATTAGGTACTTTCATATCTATCGTGGCGGCCTTTACCCCGATAAGCAAGCTGGCCGATATGACAAGCTTCGGCACGCTGTTCGCCTTTACCATGGTTTGTATCGCGGTATGGATATTAAGGGTAAAACAGCCACAGCTGGAACGTACTTTTAAAGTCCCTGCACTACCGGTAATTGCTATTTGCGGCATCGCAATCAATACTTACCTGATGATCAACCTGAGCATCGACGCACAGCTGCTATCTCTTTCATGGCTGGTAGTCGGGATACTGGTATATTTCTCTTACGGTAAGCGCAACAGTAAGCTGGGAAAAACCCCGTTTAACCCGAACGAATAA